In Pectinophora gossypiella chromosome 8, ilPecGoss1.1, whole genome shotgun sequence, the DNA window GGTTTTGTGGATGATGTCCCGACACAGTATTTCAATACAAACTCCAAAAGAAATGGAGCATACCACCACTCTGccccactgcggtttggtggaggtgtttttcgcCTAATAGCTGAGATGAACGGcgtaacgtgcgttccgaatcACGGAAGTGCATAAatagtagaaataaaaaaatatattatacataatctTACCTGCGTAAACTTGAACAGCGCGAACGCGGAGGTACTGTTGTCAGAGTAGTTGCCACCGAGTATGGAGTAAATCTGAGTATTGAAGCACGCATCACCGAAGCCGAGTAGGAAACTACAGAACATCGCGAGATACGGCGACGGGTTGATGTACGAGATCTCCTTAGTATCGCCGAAGGGGGCTTCCGCAGGCAGGTTGATGAAGATGAGGAAGAAACTGACGAGGTGGATGAGGTACCCCATGATCACGATGGGGTCGCGCCCCCAGCGGGTGGTCTTCGAACCCAGGATACCGAACAACGCTCCGCCTGTAATTGACCAATTAGGTTAATATTTCTAGTCGCTCGCTCAGTTGTCTATGCTTCTGTCTGTGTGTGATTAACCGTTCCATTCCTTTTCCTTGGAAGAAAACGTGGAAACTTGCCTAAGAAAacaacaggtataacttaaaataaaattagatggtgtctacaggaatcagcaacATTGCACAACATTCGAATTTTTCATTCTATATTTTCATTCGAATTAATTATTTCGTCTATAACCATTCGAATATCGAATTATCATTCAACTGccggtccgtgttgctctatgttcgACTGTTTAATTTTCTTTGGAATGACGAATGGTCTTTTCGTATACCAGGGCtcgtatttttgaatcgctcgccttctactcgcgtgcgaaaatatgaagtctcatcttgcaaacgacaagttctgatgtgctacgtgaaatgggtatatattttcgaacgtgacttgtaggcgagcgattcaaaaataaggcctGAGATACGGAATCATTCGAACccttccatttttaaatttttcgttCTCTCGCCCAGCGTTAGCTTGAGTGTACACTCCGTTGACTCACCAAGGACCTCTCCGACTCCAATGAAGACGCCGGACAGTCCGACGAGCTGCTTGGCGTTCTCGCCCATCGCCAGCGTGAACCCGATGGCCGAACTGTATACGCCGCTGAAGAACGACAGCTCCACACCTgtaaacaattaaatattcATATTTGTAGGTAATACCACCGACCCACAGTAGAGCAGCGTccaggagtatgctccatactccttgCATGTTCTGTGTACTGACAGCTTAAACAAATAAGTGCTTACCGGTATAAATGAATGTGACGCTAAGTAGCAGCATGTCTCTGGTGCAGAACAACCTGATGGCACCTTTGAATGCGTCCATCGGGCCCTCCGACTCATGGTTAACCATTTCCACCTGAAATTAGTGAAATGTAAGTTTGTATAGAAATcatcaaacaaataaatatatttttttaaacgtcaTGAAGAAAAAAACGAtccaattaaaaatgtttttgaaatAATTTCAAGGATATTTTCTTCATGGCGCACTGGTCCCCGGCCGATTCGGGGACCCTAGGCCTAATGGATAATCCGGCTTCGCATATTCCACATAAAGTCACCTAATAGGGCAAACCACGTCAAGTGCCttcttgaaaaatcacattcgggtgTTTTTCTTAAGAAAACCTGGCTATAGACATGCTCATTTCAATCCAGGTATAAAATTGTGGTTTCAAGTTTTACCCTgactgaaattaattgaaagaaatcgagattTTGTTGACGAAAATCACTTCAGTTGCGATTTTTGGAACGTCGCCTAGAAAGTCGGTCATtagataaatgggtaaaaagttatgataaataaaacgaaaaacAACTAAACGACTTTTTCTCGCAATGGCCgattggcgcttacgtaatgtTGCCTTGCCTTTTCAGTAACGGTATGATGTCTCTGTACCTTAGCATCGTCAAGGGCTGGCACTCTCCTGATAGGGCGCAGCAGTAGAAGGAACACGATGCCGACGGCGCACACGGCAGTCAGCGCGCCAAACACCACGTTGCGAGTTTCCCCGTCGATGTGCGTCTTGCCTTGGAACTTGATGAACACGAACAGGTTGCCGAAGAACATGCTGCAAGTAGGAACAACTGATTAATACATGCCCGGTATAACGACAAGCAACTGAACGGTTTCTTTGGTCCACGGAAAAACAAAGCAAAGTGTTTATCCCCATTTTCTCACctacataacatagtatcaagCCTGTATCCCCAATGGGGGTAGGCAAGGGTGTAGATATGTAGTATATACAcccgctcctcgccagctatgtttaagactCACCATGTACTTAATAGGCAACAGAAACACATTCTGGATAACATGAATTCTCACCCATAAAGTCAAATTCTGTGGTATAGAGGCCAAAccaagattcgaacccgtgatactacGATGTAATTCTGAACTTATTGTTATTTGCAACCAAATAACGTAGTGCCACCTAATGCTTTTGccgatattattatatcatattGTGCAATGGACGGGGCGAGCCCACCGTTCTAGGCGCTAACCGCCAACCTTTCCAATACATACGTCAGTGCAAATGTTGGTCCGGCGTGACCTTGCCACACTGATATACAACTAAGTATTAGTACTGTGGCTAGAATTTAGAACACACAATTCAATTTCTGTGTCGTAAGACATGATATAAATGGCAAATGAAAATGGTCATTTATTTAGTAACAATTCGCAGTGTcgcagcagcgtggtgaaacTGGTGAAGTAAGAATACTCCTTCCCAAGAGGAGGACTAACTTGTGAAGTCATGTGAAGTAGACATATGATGATTCCGGTCCTCAGAAGACACGCTAAGCCAACGGCTACCATTTCATGTATGTATTCGATATATGACCAAAGGAGAGTCTTTGTGCTGGAACCTTAATCATTTCCCTAtctttatctcgtttttcacaagatccgcttacctatcctgaagatttaaaaGGTCCGGTccttttacagaagcaactgctttTATGACCTTTaaacccgaagggaaaaaccagaccaatacaggttaggtcacataccttgtGCTGGAAGcttaatcatcactaatttaagagccacgctcttgtcggtataacattatccattcttgtctatcaaatacTATTTCCTTCACCtcattataagacacgacgttcgccttctctttaatctgttccatgtaagctcttctcggtcttccccttcctctctttccttgtagcttcctttccatgatgtttttaacaaaataataataatagtcattATTAACCCTGACATTAGAGTTGGTCATCGACCTCAGGATCACAACAGAAGAAACTTGGAATATCTATAAGGAATACCTGCACTGCAGCATGGCCCAGAAGACACCAGAGTTCCTCGAGATGGTATCAGCGTCGCTGTTGAGCGTGAGGTAATTGCCCTGGCCGGTCCATATCGCCGCTGCGCCTGCGCCGATGAGCACGCTCGCCGCGTACAGCAGCCACGTGCGCGGGAACAGGAACGACACTATGAAGAACCTGCAAATAGAGACAAACTATTGTAAATAATGTTGTTGTAACTAGCCTTAGTATTTATTTCGTTTATGAgaggttcgttatgtaaaaaaataaattaacaggtACAGGTATTTAGGTAGAGAAAACGCTGTTATCATAACGTAATCCCATGtctctattttctcattacactataaattaatatttgtaaaaaacatagttatttaaataaaaaaaatgtatagatTTCAATGTTTAATGTCGTATTGACACCGACTTCGGAGAGTAAGATTAGAATTCCAGTCTCATGTACAAATACAGAAAGCATAATAAATAAAGCGAGATACTTGATATAAATTGTATACTACCTTAGTACATTTTTATACatatgcaataaaaataaaatgcattggCGCAAGGCCAATAAACTTACATTCTTCATGTAAGTTGATGGTTAGTGGTGCACCGTCTCCGAGACATTTGCCACTTTGGGACCATTCCCGACAGTAAAAAGGCGAcagtaaaataagaaaaaaaaaacaaatatgaaaaCAAAACTACGAAGGAAAtgaagaatcctaaccacttgcgctgtcctTACATACCTGaaaataccttttttttacgttactcattgtagatttaccgcaaatgtcattactacttggccgaacaaatagggagcctgaaaatagcccagcttaAAGAAAAAAGGGAAACACTCACGGAATCAGCTTCCTTTATTCTTCTtaccaggcctggtttttggTGACAGAACAAGTAGGAATCACGGCAGTCTTTTACAGTTAgtattattttagaatatttgaGAAAAAGAAACGTATTagcagataggatcagagtacaagaaagaacaatttgaaaaagaaaagcagccagtgttgaAGTAGTGTTTAGAatgggaacattctcactttgggtACAGTCCCGGAAAATGCACATCACTGGTGGTAACTATAGCATATAAGTTAATAAGTAACATAGTACAGTAAGTAAATGCTAGTAATGCTTATAGGCACCCAAGCTGAGGAAACCTGGTGAATACTTTGCACTGATTACTTACTTCATACTTACGTACTTATTCGAGCAAACAGGTTAATGTGTACATTTTAACAACCAGTCTTTCGTTAGGTTTTGAGGCTAATAGCCTTATTTAATTGATAGGAAAACTGTCAGTTGACTgacatctattattattatagttaattaaaaaatacaacctTCCTGAAAAGTGGTTTTCGAAATTGTCATAATTTGTACATTGTCCTCTCTTTAGCTATCACTCACTGGCTTATTAGTACGTATTGTGCTAATTATAAAATTGGACACATGCtatttactaataaaataacacGGTTTGTACTAAATAGGTTATTTAATAGTAGACCATTTTAAACCATAACGAGAATTGGTCGATTTACGACTCGCTTGAGAAATGAACCTTTTGCGCATTTTTACGGACATTTTATGCTTTATTATAAGGCTTATGAAGGGTTTGTTTTaagacatttttaaatatatatagcgAAGTATGCTTTGTCTCTAAGTTTTTTGTCTCTAATTTCAGAAGGTAGCAGGTAATCCGGTTTTTTCGAGTTGTAGCTATGCCCATCGATACAGGTGCAACTTTATATATGAAAGTATGTATGATTTATCGATTTCTGAAAGTAAAACGTAAACAAAACAATAGTTGCGAGCGCAAGCGGGTAGCCTTGGTGCGTTGGTGAAGGTTCAGTGAGAAACTAGATCGATACGCAGGCATTCCACGGCGGAAATGTCAGAGGACGGCAGAGCTGAGGTTGTCCATATCAAATACTTCCCTGCAAATACCTTTCGAATCTTCACGTTaagtattaaaaacaaaagagaatccATGCATGGTCGAggccagtgatgtgccgtaATTGTCTGGTAATCTctcattattcatcatcatctccggaatgcgggtttcctcacgatgttttccttcgccgctgagcaagtgataatcatttatgattcaaaaataaattcgaaaacaaattcgacattcattggtttaggcctgtgctggattcgaacttgcgacttcagcgtgagaggcaagcgttctaccaactaggctaccacggctctcactATTCATATCTACTTTAAAGTTTtcgtcaaattaaaaaaaaaaaaaacaaatacactaCTAACAGGAAAGAATATTTGTATCAGAATAAAGTAATACAGATCTCTCCTTGTAGTGTCCTTATATAAATGCTCGTGTCGTTAGATTTTAGATAGGATAGTACTTACGTACTAAGGTTTTTACTTTAcccaattttaaatttgttttttacaCATGGCAATGGAATTCTTTTTTTACGGTAACATCTAAATTATAAGCTTACAGAAATCCAGCCAGGATTGAttcttttaattaagtacttttttcaGTACTTTCGAAAGTACTCGAATCGCGCGCAAAGCTTTTTCATATCCAAATGttcatgtaaaatattaaaaactcgTTCCGATGATATCCCTACCATTATGGCTATCTCTCGTAATTTTAATCGTCGATCGTTTAgaataattttttaaatttttcgtaTCATACCTACTTCATTTGTGACCTCATTTGGACGTCCGGCTCTATGGGCGTCTTCACAGCTCTTTCTGCCCCGTTTAAAATCGGTTACCCAGGTGTGAACTGTACTCATCGCAGGAGAAGAGTCACCTAATACGGCATCCAGCTTGGCTTTAATCTGACTTGCTATTTTTCCCTTCAAAACGTAGAACTTAATAACGGCCCGAACttcatttttttccatttttcaaacgtaattagcaaataaaaatcaatcgTCTCATAAAAGTAGACTTTTTGGcgccaatgaaataaaattttgcatgTAAGCTTACTAGCGATGTAAAAATAGAacggtatatattttattccattttagttttaaaaagtcTTTCATTTCGGGTACTTATCAATCAGCCCTCGTAGATAAATATTGTTCAAATAGTCACGATGTTTTCAAGTACCGTAACCATTGATCTACATCAACATTTAAAGCCAAAGgattttctatttctttttttttacctttgatgtgtttgctcttggccccagacttgcccgaatgcattgacgaggcctaaggcGGAGcgagcccagaaggtgcctgttctgtctggccttgaaagcacccgggttatatgcattcggaaatacagaagatggcaaagaattccactccctagcagtgcgtaTAATGAaggcgctttgtgcgaatagttgggatatccaccaaatagggatggaacccggccgtacgtctggaagtccgaagataaaagggggatggtggtaTGAGCTCGTATAGATCGCGGACACACTCTCCGAAGTCTTCATCTTTTTATTATGAAACAGCACTACAATAAGTACTTGAGATTAGTTTCTTATCGCGTCCTGGCATCACCCACATCAACAGTGAAATATCTTATAGGCTTTCTTTTACATttacagaatatttttatagACAAGTCAACATGTTATTCCTATTGTAAACGGTACTTAAAATGCAAACGTCGTATTTAAAATAACGGCACCCGCGTCGGTCACATTCCTTGAACGGCTGACTTTATGTTTTCCACTTTAGTTTTTGTTATCATACCACAATATGGCATCTCGCCTTTATCCCTGagggagtaggcagaggtgtattgtatACATACTCATTCCTCGTCAGCCATGTTTAAGGCTCATGTAAAACGGGACGAGCCTATtggcattaaccgggcacaaccCATTGACTCATTAGTTTTTGTTAAGGTAAGGTTAGGttctttctctctttatttaagagctgcgctcttgtcggtggagtaatcgccattcctctcttcttcccgccaaatccttcacctcctgatacgacacgacctgcaccttctctttaaggttaggttatattgtttaatatttttatagcgTATTATTCGGTATATTATGTAAGCTTACCCAGTACTACTagataacataaaatacaatacaaagacgCTCTATTgcatatataaacacaacaccaaaaacaattacaaaactgACAAGAggagcacaatcggcggccttattgttaaataGCAACTACTTAATAAGTAAATCATTATTGAcgataaatatataagtacccaTCTTTCTACAGTGTCATCCGTTAGTAAGTCAGTGAATGTTAtcttcaatatttttaaaaaagtaatgtaCTAAGTGAGGCAGGTCTAAACTGCGATCTCATGCATGCCTATGTAAAGCTATGTAACACATGTATTAGCATTATTATGAGAGATGCAACTTTCCCGCGGCGTCGGTCGACAATCCTCAGTAGATTACCCGCTTAGATCGACAGATATACTCCTCGATATAATCACTGTTACGTAGAGAAACTTGCACGTAACTAGCGATAACTTCATACAAGCAATTAATACTTAGATTGCTTCATTAGTTGACTAATTATAGGTTATTGTTCCCTATTACTTTTTATGACATGCCTTATTGTACATGTGCCTCAGAAGGCACCATTTGGTCAGACAATCATATTCCAAGATGCGATGTAACATGTGACGTAACACGAACAATACCACGTCATACAGATCTACAATGTGTTTCTGAGTAAAGActtcatttttttacaatataaataagaaatccGAGATAGCCctgttaaattataataaattatagtttaaattataaaacttgTTGGACCTTGTTGCCTGAGTCTCTGACAAGTTCATTTGGGAATATAATCGTGCACTTATGTATATATGCAGCGAtctacgatctattctgaaccggcgtgtgagtatgaaacgattgatgaatgtggaggaagcaagagaagtgtgtcaagatcgaagtaaATGCAATTtaatagtctctgtttaccccggtgacGTTATgtagggtgttaatgacatcgtaacgaataaggagggggatgattcagaccacgattctgagttaatatcaaaattttttttttttttagatttttatacttttgcgatgaaaattccactcgatatcaactcagaatcatggtctgaatcatcccgcaatgttttcgttacgatgtcactaacaccctgtatgtattgtACGTTTTTCATATAGAAGGGGCACTCTCAGCCCCGCAGCAatacgagcttgatttacctcaaagataaagataaagatttttattgtgcataaattt includes these proteins:
- the LOC126368924 gene encoding UNC93-like protein MFSD11, coding for MERRFVNVILLGFGFMFVFTAFQTMGNIEKTILDSIKQDDTSFTGDGYTSLAIIYATLAICNWMAPSIITITGPRGAMLIGAATYLFFIVSFLFPRTWLLYAASVLIGAGAAAIWTGQGNYLTLNSDADTISRNSGVFWAMLQCSMFFGNLFVFIKFQGKTHIDGETRNVVFGALTAVCAVGIVFLLLLRPIRRVPALDDAKVEMVNHESEGPMDAFKGAIRLFCTRDMLLLSVTFIYTGVELSFFSGVYSSAIGFTLAMGENAKQLVGLSGVFIGVGEVLGGALFGILGSKTTRWGRDPIVIMGYLIHLVSFFLIFINLPAEAPFGDTKEISYINPSPYLAMFCSFLLGFGDACFNTQIYSILGGNYSDNSTSAFALFKFTQSLAAAACFFYSSQALLTVQLVVLAVLASLGTASFVRVEWAAKARARAAALEAIDDKPLPSGNALHYD